One Nostoc punctiforme PCC 73102 DNA window includes the following coding sequences:
- a CDS encoding response regulator yields the protein MPIEVLLVEDNPGDAQLTRIALEDSKISIHLNVVEDGVEAMAFLRKQEKYVKAAHPDIVLLDLNLPRKDGREVLAEIKGDEKLKRIPVVILTTSQAEEDILKAYNLCANCYITKPVDFDQFVKIVQSIENFWFAIVKLPPE from the coding sequence ATGCCTATTGAGGTTTTGTTAGTAGAGGACAATCCTGGCGATGCCCAACTTACACGCATCGCCCTAGAAGATAGCAAAATCTCGATTCACCTCAACGTGGTCGAGGATGGTGTAGAGGCAATGGCATTCTTGCGAAAACAGGAAAAATATGTCAAAGCAGCCCATCCAGATATTGTGCTGCTCGATTTAAATCTCCCCAGAAAAGATGGGCGAGAGGTACTGGCAGAAATCAAAGGAGATGAAAAGCTCAAGCGAATTCCTGTGGTAATTTTGACGACCTCCCAAGCTGAAGAAGACATCCTCAAAGCCTATAATTTATGTGCAAACTGTTATATAACTAAGCCAGTAGATTTCGATCAATTCGTTAAAATTGTACAATCAATAGAAAATTTTTGGTTTGCGATCGTAAAACTGCCACCGGAGTAG
- a CDS encoding response regulator: MAGKNIKVLLVEDNPGDVFLLQEFLKEVTTVVVDLIPVEQLSEAINYLAKEIFDVILLDLSLPDSQGLETFVIAHHQAKATPIIVLTGINDETLAIRAMQEGAQDYLVKGQVTGDLLVRSMRYAIERQRADDALRHSEERFRVALKNSPIFVYNQDMELRYTWVYNPPSGLTVEEILGKQDLDIMPGEDAQRLTTIKRGVLTIGIGMREEVSITIKDTTRYYDLTVEPLRNESQAILGVTCASIDISERQAALRERKLAEEKIREQAALLDVTTDAICVRDLNNQIIFWNKGAETLYGWKATEAWGKNATELLFDEPSPEIEAALLQATSKGKWQGELTKLTKMGKEILVASRWTLVCSEQGKPKAILTVDTDITDKKHLEAQLFRAQRLESIGTLASGIAHDLNNILTPILAGAQLLPLKFPDADERTHHLLEILEINARRGADLVKQVLSFARGVEGKRITLQLRHLIVEVAKILKETFPRSIQISTDVLQDLWMVSGDSTQLHQVLMNLCVNARDAMPNGGSLIISAENLLIDENYARMNLEAKEGPYIAITVSDTGVGISKEILDRIFEPFFTTKDVGKGTGLGLSTVLGIIKSHGGFVNVYSELGSGTSFKVYLPAVEGMETITPEELPPQMGHGELILIVDDEVAIQEITKTSLETHNYKTLIANDGIEAIALYAQNRDKISAVLMDIMLPSLDGLTAIRTLQKINPKVRIIATSGLMSDNKLSTVAAVGVNTFLVKPYTVNELLVSLQKVLSGAN; this comes from the coding sequence ATGGCAGGTAAAAATATTAAAGTCTTGTTAGTAGAAGATAACCCTGGTGATGTTTTTTTATTACAGGAGTTTTTAAAGGAAGTTACCACAGTTGTAGTTGATTTGATACCTGTTGAGCAGCTTTCTGAAGCAATTAACTACTTAGCAAAGGAAATTTTTGATGTGATTCTACTAGACCTCTCACTGCCAGATAGCCAGGGGCTAGAAACCTTTGTCATCGCTCACCATCAGGCAAAAGCCACTCCCATAATTGTGCTGACGGGTATAAACGATGAAACCTTAGCAATTAGGGCAATGCAAGAAGGAGCGCAGGATTATTTGGTGAAAGGGCAAGTAACTGGCGACTTGCTGGTGCGCTCCATGCGTTATGCCATCGAACGTCAACGGGCAGACGACGCATTGCGTCACAGTGAAGAGCGATTTCGGGTGGCTCTCAAAAACTCTCCCATCTTTGTCTACAACCAAGATATGGAGTTACGCTATACCTGGGTTTACAATCCCCCATCTGGATTGACAGTTGAGGAAATATTGGGCAAACAAGACTTGGATATTATGCCAGGTGAAGATGCTCAACGTCTTACCACAATTAAACGTGGGGTGCTAACCATTGGCATAGGAATGCGAGAGGAAGTATCAATTACAATCAAAGATACAACTCGATATTACGATTTGACAGTTGAGCCATTGCGGAATGAGTCGCAAGCAATTCTCGGCGTGACATGCGCGAGTATTGATATTAGCGAACGACAAGCTGCGCTACGCGAACGCAAATTGGCAGAAGAAAAAATCCGCGAACAAGCGGCATTACTAGATGTCACCACTGATGCCATTTGCGTGCGAGATTTAAACAATCAAATTATTTTCTGGAACAAAGGCGCAGAAACGCTTTACGGCTGGAAAGCTACAGAAGCTTGGGGCAAAAATGCTACTGAGCTTTTGTTTGACGAACCTTCACCAGAAATCGAAGCGGCTCTTTTACAAGCTACTAGTAAAGGTAAGTGGCAGGGCGAGTTAACTAAACTGACTAAAATGGGTAAGGAAATCCTTGTTGCTAGTCGCTGGACTTTGGTGTGCAGCGAACAAGGAAAACCTAAAGCGATTCTCACCGTTGACACAGATATTACCGATAAAAAACATCTAGAAGCCCAATTATTTCGCGCCCAACGCTTGGAAAGTATTGGCACTCTAGCTAGTGGCATTGCTCACGACCTCAACAATATCCTGACACCGATTCTGGCAGGAGCGCAACTTTTACCACTCAAATTTCCTGATGCAGATGAGCGGACTCACCATCTACTGGAAATTTTGGAAATCAACGCTAGACGCGGAGCTGATTTAGTCAAACAGGTGCTGTCCTTTGCACGGGGTGTAGAAGGGAAACGTATCACTTTGCAACTCAGACATTTGATTGTGGAAGTTGCCAAGATTCTTAAAGAGACATTTCCCAGATCCATACAAATCAGCACTGATGTCCTGCAAGATTTGTGGATGGTTTCTGGAGATAGCACCCAACTGCATCAAGTATTGATGAACCTCTGCGTTAATGCCCGCGATGCGATGCCCAATGGCGGTAGTTTGATTATCTCTGCTGAAAATCTGTTGATTGACGAAAATTATGCCCGCATGAACCTGGAAGCCAAAGAGGGGCCTTACATAGCGATTACTGTCTCCGATACTGGAGTTGGAATTTCTAAAGAAATCTTAGATAGAATTTTTGAGCCATTCTTTACCACAAAAGATGTCGGAAAAGGTACAGGGTTAGGACTTTCCACCGTGCTGGGGATCATTAAAAGCCACGGTGGTTTTGTGAACGTCTATAGCGAACTGGGAAGTGGCACCAGCTTTAAGGTTTACTTGCCAGCAGTGGAGGGAATGGAAACAATTACTCCAGAAGAATTGCCACCACAGATGGGACATGGAGAATTGATTTTGATTGTGGATGATGAAGTTGCCATTCAAGAGATTACCAAAACATCACTGGAAACTCATAACTACAAAACCCTAATTGCCAATGATGGCATTGAAGCGATCGCGCTCTACGCTCAAAACCGGGATAAAATTAGTGCCGTACTGATGGATATTATGCTACCTTCACTCGATGGCTTAACTGCCATCCGTACCCTGCAAAAAATTAACCCCAAAGTCAGAATTATTGCCACCAGTGGACTTATGTCCGATAATAAACTCAGTACAGTAGCTGCTGTTGGTGTCAATACATTTTTGGTCAAGCCCTATACTGTCAACGAATTATTGGTTTCTTTACAGAAAGTACTATCGGGAGCCAATTAA
- the ychF gene encoding redox-regulated ATPase YchF has protein sequence MLRAGIVGLPNVGKSTLFNAVVANAKAEAANFPFCTIEPNVGVVAVPDERLNVLAKIASSVQTIPARVEFVDIAGLVKGASQGEGLGNQFLSHIREVDAIVHVVRCFENDDIIHVAGSVDPARDIEIINIELGLSDLAQIERRIDRTRKLARTSKDAQFEVSVLEKLAAALNEGKSVRQVSLNEEETEIIKGLELLTYKPIIYAANVSEDELATGNHFVETVRQIAATENAQVVIVSAQVEAELVELPEEDKADFLASLGVEEGGLKSLIRATYSLLGLRTYFTCGPKETRAWTINAGMSAPQAAGVIHSDFERGFIRAETVAYKDLVTTGSMNAAKEKGLVRSEGKEYVVQEGDVMLFRFNV, from the coding sequence ATGCTAAGAGCCGGAATTGTCGGACTTCCCAACGTCGGAAAATCTACTTTATTTAATGCTGTAGTTGCTAATGCCAAGGCAGAAGCAGCTAACTTCCCTTTTTGCACGATTGAACCGAATGTCGGCGTTGTCGCAGTACCGGATGAACGGTTAAATGTTCTTGCTAAGATTGCTAGTTCGGTACAAACTATCCCGGCGCGGGTTGAATTTGTGGATATTGCCGGTTTAGTTAAAGGTGCAAGTCAGGGTGAGGGACTAGGGAATCAATTCCTGTCCCACATCCGGGAAGTTGATGCGATCGTCCATGTGGTACGTTGTTTTGAAAATGATGATATTATCCACGTTGCTGGTTCTGTTGACCCAGCACGAGATATTGAAATCATTAATATAGAACTGGGTTTATCAGATTTAGCACAAATTGAGCGGCGAATTGACCGCACTCGTAAACTAGCTCGTACCAGCAAAGATGCACAGTTTGAAGTCTCAGTTTTAGAAAAATTAGCTGCGGCTTTAAATGAAGGTAAATCGGTGCGTCAGGTGAGCTTGAATGAAGAAGAAACAGAAATTATTAAAGGATTAGAACTGCTCACTTATAAACCGATTATCTACGCTGCGAATGTATCTGAGGATGAGTTGGCAACTGGTAATCATTTTGTGGAAACAGTGCGGCAAATCGCAGCAACAGAAAATGCCCAAGTTGTGATAGTTTCGGCCCAAGTTGAAGCGGAGTTAGTAGAGTTACCAGAAGAAGATAAGGCTGATTTTCTCGCGTCTTTAGGTGTGGAAGAAGGCGGTTTAAAATCATTGATTCGTGCAACTTACTCGCTTCTAGGCTTGCGGACATATTTCACTTGTGGCCCCAAAGAAACCCGTGCTTGGACAATCAATGCTGGAATGTCTGCACCTCAAGCTGCTGGTGTAATTCACAGTGATTTTGAGCGGGGTTTTATTCGCGCTGAAACTGTCGCTTATAAAGATTTGGTAACAACTGGTTCGATGAATGCTGCGAAGGAAAAAGGGTTGGTTCGCAGTGAAGGAAAAGAGTATGTTGTGCAAGAAGGGGATGTAATGTTGTTCCGATTTAATGTGTAG
- the yidD gene encoding membrane protein insertion efficiency factor YidD: MKLLFIWLIRGYRMFISPLFLPTCRFQPTCSMYAIEAIERFGVLRGSWMATRRILRCHPFHPGGYDPVPEVVEKVKEE, from the coding sequence ATGAAACTATTATTTATTTGGCTGATTCGGGGCTACCGAATGTTTATCTCGCCGTTGTTTCTCCCAACTTGTCGCTTTCAACCAACTTGTTCGATGTATGCTATTGAAGCTATTGAACGATTTGGAGTGTTACGTGGTAGCTGGATGGCAACTCGGCGGATTTTGCGCTGTCATCCGTTTCATCCAGGTGGTTACGATCCAGTACCAGAGGTGGTGGAAAAGGTTAAGGAGGAGTAG
- a CDS encoding diacylglycerol/polyprenol kinase family protein, with protein MLITFSDLTSIPILWLQIAITAIWVLLILVIAWVVNRFADEPEIVRKIVHIGTGNVILLAWWLDIPASVGITASILASAITLLSYRLPILPGINSVGRQSFGTFFYSVSFGILVASFWYLQQPQYAALGILIMTWGDGLAALIGQRFGTHKYKVFGTQKSWEGSLTMMFVSYFISILILVGTQGNSWQTWVISLAVAFIATVLEAFSFLGIDNLTVPLGSAALAFFLSQLVYF; from the coding sequence TTGTTGATTACATTTTCTGACTTAACCTCAATTCCGATTTTATGGCTGCAAATTGCGATTACTGCAATTTGGGTGTTACTCATCCTCGTGATTGCATGGGTGGTAAACCGCTTCGCCGACGAGCCAGAAATCGTGCGGAAGATAGTTCATATTGGCACTGGTAATGTAATTTTACTTGCTTGGTGGCTAGATATCCCCGCCAGTGTAGGGATTACAGCTTCCATTCTAGCGAGTGCAATCACCTTATTATCCTACCGATTGCCTATTCTTCCTGGTATTAATAGCGTTGGGCGGCAAAGTTTCGGGACATTTTTTTACTCTGTTAGTTTCGGTATTTTAGTTGCCAGCTTCTGGTACTTACAACAACCCCAGTACGCAGCACTAGGAATTTTGATCATGACTTGGGGAGATGGACTAGCAGCCTTAATTGGACAACGCTTTGGTACACACAAATATAAAGTCTTTGGCACACAAAAAAGTTGGGAAGGCTCCCTAACTATGATGTTTGTTAGCTATTTCATCAGTATTTTGATTTTAGTTGGAACTCAAGGAAACAGTTGGCAAACTTGGGTAATATCACTCGCGGTTGCATTTATCGCTACAGTTTTAGAGGCTTTTTCTTTTTTGGGTATTGACAATTTGACAGTCCCTTTGGGTAGTGCAGCCCTTGCCTTCTTTTTAAGTCAATTAGTCTATTTCTAA
- a CDS encoding protein kinase domain-containing protein: MIGYILRQRYKIVDKLGSGGFGETYLAEYPQDLPVRPKYKCVIKRLIRPPTPDLDTEERFKKEAAILFKLGKEHCQIPELYDFFEENREFYLVQEFIEGHDLSNEIISGKRWSEADVIQLLQEMLEVLVFVHQHNVIHRDIKPLNLMRRYVDNKLVLIDFGAIKEISTFKVNIQGQISSTITIGTRDYMPSEQWEGHPQLSSDIYALGMTAIQALTGLTPQQLPKSKTLELKWRDYAQINDGLAKFLTKMVQRDFRQRYKNADQALQALKLALFNSQSSVTSVTMQARKLAQLRLESPVSSPKILFPNLAQLALQLSVVSLKLVKIGGKYGYVGQTGKLVIQAQFDIARDFSEGWAAVNIGGRESLFGGESGGKWGYIDKMGSWVIKPMFNMAYSLRNGQAKVEIGGQERIIDKTGMFID; this comes from the coding sequence ATGATTGGATATATACTGCGACAGCGTTACAAGATTGTAGATAAATTAGGATCAGGTGGGTTTGGGGAAACCTATTTGGCTGAATACCCACAGGATTTACCTGTTAGACCCAAGTATAAATGTGTCATTAAACGGCTGATCAGACCCCCGACACCAGACTTAGATACAGAAGAAAGGTTTAAGAAAGAAGCAGCAATTCTATTCAAATTGGGTAAGGAACATTGTCAAATTCCTGAACTGTATGACTTTTTCGAGGAAAATAGAGAATTTTATCTTGTCCAGGAATTCATTGAAGGGCATGACCTGAGTAACGAAATCATTTCAGGAAAACGGTGGAGTGAAGCTGATGTAATTCAACTTTTACAAGAAATGTTGGAGGTGTTAGTTTTTGTCCATCAACATAATGTGATTCACCGAGATATTAAGCCATTGAATTTGATGCGGCGATATGTAGATAATAAGCTTGTCCTCATTGACTTTGGAGCAATCAAAGAAATAAGCACATTTAAAGTCAATATTCAAGGACAAATCAGCAGCACAATCACCATTGGTACTCGTGATTATATGCCAAGTGAGCAATGGGAAGGGCATCCTCAGCTTTCCAGTGATATATATGCTTTAGGAATGACAGCAATCCAAGCTTTAACTGGATTAACGCCACAACAACTGCCAAAATCTAAGACTTTAGAATTAAAATGGCGCGATTATGCTCAAATTAACGATGGACTAGCCAAATTTTTAACAAAAATGGTGCAACGTGATTTCCGCCAGCGATACAAAAATGCAGATCAGGCATTGCAAGCTTTGAAACTGGCTTTATTCAATTCACAATCATCTGTTACCTCAGTAACAATGCAAGCTCGTAAATTAGCTCAACTAAGACTAGAATCGCCTGTCTCTTCACCAAAAATTCTATTCCCAAACCTAGCTCAACTAGCTTTACAATTATCTGTTGTCTCACTAAAGTTGGTCAAAATTGGTGGCAAGTATGGTTATGTTGGCCAGACAGGGAAGCTAGTTATTCAAGCGCAGTTTGACATAGCTCGCGACTTTTCCGAAGGATGGGCAGCAGTTAATATTGGTGGAAGAGAGAGCTTATTCGGTGGTGAAAGTGGTGGCAAGTGGGGCTATATTGACAAAATGGGTTCTTGGGTAATTAAGCCTATGTTTAACATGGCTTATTCTTTGAGGAATGGGCAAGCAAAGGTCGAAATTGGTGGGCAAGAGCGGATTATCGACAAAACAGGTATGTTTATTGATTAG
- a CDS encoding Uma2 family endonuclease, giving the protein MVQQVLINDDDYYVPDANQLITENDTLDNFATSKQKRLLIGSLYSSLQNQTFLAEANLGIYYTDLQPPIVPDVFLSLDVQVPQNWWEKQNRCYMVWRFGKPPEVVLEIVSNKEGDELGKKLQIYEHMRASYYIVYDPNQQLTEKTLYVYELRGTRYFETSEAWLEQVGLGITLWEGKFEDRQDTWLRWCYQDGTVLLTGDERAEQERQRAEQAEQRTQILAERLRAMGIDPETL; this is encoded by the coding sequence ATGGTTCAGCAAGTTCTAATCAATGATGATGATTACTATGTGCCAGATGCCAACCAGTTAATCACTGAAAATGACACTTTAGATAATTTTGCTACTTCCAAACAGAAACGCCTTTTAATTGGCTCTCTTTACAGTTCTCTACAAAACCAAACTTTTTTAGCTGAAGCTAATTTAGGTATTTACTACACAGACCTTCAGCCGCCCATTGTTCCTGATGTCTTTCTCAGCTTAGATGTCCAAGTACCTCAGAATTGGTGGGAGAAACAAAATCGTTGCTATATGGTTTGGCGTTTTGGCAAACCTCCAGAAGTTGTCCTCGAAATTGTCTCTAATAAAGAAGGTGATGAACTCGGCAAAAAACTGCAAATTTATGAACACATGCGGGCTAGTTACTACATCGTATATGACCCAAATCAGCAATTAACAGAAAAAACTTTGTATGTTTATGAACTAAGGGGAACACGCTACTTTGAAACTTCAGAAGCTTGGTTAGAACAAGTTGGTTTAGGTATAACTCTATGGGAAGGTAAATTTGAAGATAGACAGGATACTTGGTTACGCTGGTGCTACCAAGATGGTACTGTTTTGCTAACTGGAGATGAACGCGCCGAACAGGAACGACAACGCGCCGAACAAGCTGAACAACGCACCCAAATTTTAGCAGAACGGCTACGAGCTATGGGCATCGATCCCGAAACTCTATAG
- the miaA gene encoding tRNA (adenosine(37)-N6)-dimethylallyltransferase MiaA has protein sequence MTKLIVICGATATGKSSLALALAMRLGSVIISADSRQVYRKFDIGTAKPTVAEQKLVPHYLIDICDPTDTMTVADYQEQTQALIASVDVTPLLLVGGTGLYIRSIVQGMKIPRVAPQIELRSQLESLGQLQLYAMLQQVDPVAAQKIHANDSVRTLRALEVYYVTGCPISEQQGENPPNYPILQIGLDCDVEKLGNRIKQRTEQMIADGLVAEVEYLCQKYGADLSLLNTLGYQEIKQYLAGDISLDEAKELTILHTRQFAKRQRTWFRAYPQIEWFDANNPDLLDKIWLRINEFTNCTHSS, from the coding sequence ATGACTAAATTAATTGTGATTTGTGGGGCGACGGCAACGGGTAAGTCGAGTTTGGCTTTGGCTTTGGCGATGCGGTTGGGTTCTGTAATTATTAGTGCCGATTCTCGTCAAGTTTACCGTAAGTTTGATATTGGGACGGCAAAACCAACCGTGGCTGAACAAAAATTAGTGCCGCACTATTTAATAGATATCTGCGATCCCACAGACACGATGACAGTAGCAGACTACCAGGAACAAACACAAGCGTTAATTGCTTCTGTTGATGTTACGCCACTTTTGCTAGTTGGTGGTACTGGTTTATATATCCGTTCCATTGTTCAAGGGATGAAAATTCCTAGAGTTGCACCACAAATTGAATTGCGATCGCAACTTGAATCTCTAGGTCAGCTTCAACTCTACGCCATGTTACAACAAGTTGACCCCGTTGCAGCACAAAAAATTCATGCTAATGATTCAGTACGAACTCTAAGAGCATTAGAGGTATATTATGTTACTGGATGCCCGATTTCCGAACAACAAGGGGAGAATCCACCGAATTATCCGATTTTGCAAATTGGTTTGGATTGCGATGTTGAAAAGTTGGGGAATCGGATTAAACAGCGTACTGAGCAAATGATAGCAGATGGTTTGGTTGCGGAGGTGGAATATCTTTGTCAAAAATATGGCGCTGATTTGTCTTTGTTGAATACTTTGGGCTATCAAGAAATCAAACAATATTTAGCTGGGGATATTTCCTTAGATGAAGCGAAAGAATTAACAATTTTGCATACGCGGCAATTTGCCAAGCGACAACGCACTTGGTTTCGCGCATATCCCCAAATTGAATGGTTTGATGCGAATAATCCTGATTTATTAGATAAGATTTGGCTGCGTATAAATGAGTTTACAAATTGCACTCATTCTTCGTGA
- the gyrB gene encoding DNA topoisomerase (ATP-hydrolyzing) subunit B: protein MTSSYSADQIQVLEGLEAVRKRPGMYIGTTGPRGLHHLVYEVVDNSIDEALAGHCTHIEVDINADGSVTVTDDGRGIPVDTHSRTGKSALETVMTVLHAGGKFGGGGYKVSGGLHGVGISVVNALSEVVEVTVWRDKKVHLQRYERGIPVTELQTKPYKEARTGTSVTFKPDTQIFTTSIEFDYITLSGRLRELAYLNAGVKITFTDNRLELLKSDTPKVESYNYKGGIKEYIAYMNREKQPLHEEIIYVQGERNNVQVEVSLQWCTDAYTDNVLGFANNIRTVDGGTHLEGLKAVLTRTLNAIARKRNKIKENEPNLSGEHVREGLTAVISVKVPDPEFEGQTKTKLGNTEVRGIVDSLVGEVLTEYLEFHPAIADSILDKAIQAFKAAEAARHARELVRRKSVLESSPLPGKLADCSSRDPSESEIFIVEGDSAGGSAKQGRDRRTQAILPLRGKILNIEKTDDAKIYKNNEVQSLITALGLGVKGDEFDSNQLRYHRIVIMTDADVDGAHIRTLLLTFFYRYQRSLIEQGFIYIACPPLFKVERGRNHEYCYSDREKNQAIAKFPANANYTIQRFKGLGEMMPQQLWDTTMNPETRKMKQVEIEDAAEADRIFTILMGDRVAPRREFIETYGSKLNFTDLDI from the coding sequence ATGACGAGCAGTTACAGTGCCGATCAGATTCAAGTTCTGGAAGGTCTGGAAGCCGTCCGCAAAAGACCAGGAATGTACATCGGTACCACTGGACCGCGAGGACTCCACCATCTAGTTTACGAGGTGGTGGACAATTCAATCGATGAGGCTTTGGCGGGTCATTGCACTCATATAGAGGTGGATATCAACGCTGATGGTTCCGTGACTGTAACAGATGATGGTCGCGGTATTCCCGTCGATACTCACTCGCGCACTGGGAAATCAGCTTTAGAAACCGTGATGACGGTACTACACGCTGGTGGTAAGTTTGGCGGCGGTGGCTACAAGGTTTCTGGAGGATTGCACGGGGTTGGTATTTCTGTTGTTAATGCCCTATCTGAAGTTGTAGAAGTTACAGTTTGGCGAGATAAAAAGGTTCATCTCCAACGCTATGAACGCGGTATCCCAGTTACTGAACTGCAAACAAAGCCTTACAAAGAAGCGAGAACTGGAACTTCTGTCACCTTCAAGCCAGATACCCAAATCTTTACAACTAGCATTGAGTTTGATTACATTACTTTATCAGGTCGCCTACGGGAGTTGGCGTATCTGAATGCAGGTGTCAAAATTACCTTTACTGACAACCGTCTAGAACTACTAAAAAGCGATACACCGAAGGTAGAATCCTACAATTACAAGGGTGGGATCAAAGAGTACATTGCTTACATGAACCGTGAAAAGCAACCTCTGCATGAAGAAATTATCTATGTACAGGGCGAACGCAACAACGTACAAGTGGAAGTTTCTTTGCAATGGTGTACTGATGCCTATACGGATAATGTGCTAGGTTTTGCTAACAATATTCGTACCGTGGATGGTGGTACGCACTTAGAAGGGTTGAAGGCAGTTCTGACTCGGACATTAAATGCGATCGCCCGCAAGCGCAATAAGATTAAAGAGAATGAGCCTAACCTCAGTGGGGAACACGTCCGCGAAGGTTTGACTGCGGTAATTTCCGTTAAAGTCCCAGACCCAGAATTTGAAGGACAAACCAAAACCAAACTCGGTAACACTGAAGTACGGGGAATTGTCGATTCTTTAGTGGGAGAAGTCCTCACTGAATATCTAGAATTTCATCCTGCGATCGCAGATTCAATTTTAGATAAAGCTATCCAAGCTTTCAAAGCCGCAGAAGCAGCACGTCATGCGCGGGAATTAGTTCGACGCAAATCTGTACTAGAATCTTCACCATTACCTGGTAAATTGGCAGATTGTAGTTCTCGCGATCCTAGCGAATCTGAGATATTCATCGTGGAAGGGGACTCAGCAGGCGGGAGTGCCAAACAAGGACGCGATCGCCGCACCCAAGCTATCTTGCCTCTACGTGGTAAAATTCTTAACATTGAAAAAACCGATGACGCTAAAATTTATAAAAATAACGAAGTTCAATCGTTAATTACAGCACTCGGTTTAGGTGTCAAAGGTGATGAATTCGATTCCAACCAACTGCGCTATCACCGCATAGTCATCATGACAGATGCTGACGTAGATGGGGCGCACATCCGAACTTTGTTGTTAACATTCTTCTATCGATATCAGCGATCGCTCATCGAACAAGGCTTTATTTATATTGCTTGTCCCCCACTGTTTAAAGTAGAACGGGGACGTAATCATGAGTATTGCTATAGCGATCGCGAAAAGAATCAAGCGATCGCCAAATTCCCTGCTAACGCCAACTATACCATCCAACGCTTCAAAGGTTTGGGTGAAATGATGCCACAACAACTCTGGGATACCACCATGAACCCAGAAACCCGCAAAATGAAGCAAGTCGAAATTGAGGACGCTGCCGAAGCCGATCGCATCTTTACAATCTTAATGGGCGATCGCGTCGCACCCAGACGAGAATTTATCGAAACTTATGGTTCTAAACTCAACTTCACCGATTTAGATATTTAA